A segment of the Bos taurus isolate L1 Dominette 01449 registration number 42190680 breed Hereford chromosome 19, ARS-UCD2.0, whole genome shotgun sequence genome:
GGTTTCTAGCCTCTACTTTAGAGTCAAGTGGGGAAGCCAGGCTACCGAGAGTCTCAGGTGCTTCCCACCTGAGATACCTAATCCAAGTGGTTCTTGGAGAGAGTGTGAGTTGATACCTCCaacaagagattggaataccaacTCCTCTTGGTGGCGAATTCATTCAAATATCTTCTCTACAAACTGAATGATCCATATATTCTGAATGACTGACTTTGTGTAGAAGAATGAAGGGATCACTTCTTTGAAAGACGTTGAAAATAGTGGTTTTAAGCTCCTCAAAGACtctctttcaaagagcaagcctGCCACCATTCTTTGACTTTTCTCTTAAGGagttttcttccttcttgggGTCCTTGGATTAGGGGGAGAAGCTGCCTGGTTCAGGAAGTTTCCTTCAACCCCAGGACTTTGCTAGGAGGAGGCCCGCCTTCTCTTCCTGGATGTTCAGAGAGACAAACAGGCTTTCCACCACCAAGCAGACGCTGGGTCCAAGCTGGCTCCGTGTCTGCTCCTCTCAGGCTCTGGGGCCTGGGCTCTCCCGTCAAGGGTCTTGTTTCTGTGCTCTAGGCTCCCAGAACCCCGGCCGAAGCTCGCCTCCCCCTGGCTACGTGCCTGAGCGGCAGCAGCGCATCGCCCGGCAGGGCTCCTACACCAGCATCAACAGCGAGGGGGAGTTCATACCAGAGACCAGCGAGCAGTGCGTGAGTATAGTCTGGGTTATATATAGAGGGTGTGTGTCGTGGGAGGTGTCAGACCAAGGTTATAATGGGGGTCCTCAGTGGGCATGGTGTGCAAGTGAGGGACTTGAGTCCCATCTAGTAGCTCTTTTGTAAACCAGGCCTGCCCAGGTATGGATGTTTCCTTTCTAAGGGCCAAATATCAATTCCTACCAAAgacagggtttccctgatagcttagttggtaaagaatccacctgcaatgcaggagaccccagttcaattcccagatcaggaagatccactgaagaaggaataggctaccaactccattattcttgggcttcccttgtggctcaactggtaaagaactcacttgaaatgtgggagacctgggtttgatccttgggttgagaagatcccctggagaagggaacagctacccactccagtattgtggtctggagaattccatggactgtatcgtccacgggggtcacaaggtcggacacaactgcgtgactttCACCAAAGCCAGGGTCTGAGCACCTGGCCTCCTTGGTGCCAGACGTGTGTCTGGCCACTCTTCCGGCTTCTGTGGCCCTCTCGCTGGTCTCGCACAAACTGCACAAAGCCGCTCTGCTGTCTGTGTGCTTCCTTACAATCCCCCTGGCCTTTCAGCAGAGTTTTAACATATgaccaattaaaaaaatctaaacacacagatttttttttcttttccatcaaccagcttttagttttgctATTGCTTTATGAAAAGTAGGGAGTATACCAGTCCAAAGTAGGACTGGCTACTTTGGGTGAACTTTTATGATAGTAGACAACTAAATTAGTTATCTGTTGCTATATAAAACAACCACAGGCTTAGCAGTAcaaacagcagacatttattattttacagtttccTGGGGTCTAAGATACAGGCACAACTTGATTGGGTTCTCTGCTCAGGGTCGCACAAGGCTGCAGTCGAGTGTCAGCCAGGCTGTGTTTCTTCCTGAAGCTGGGGGCTCCCTTCTAGGTCCACTTGGTTGTTGGTCAGTGTCTTGTGGTTGTAGCCTTGTGGCCCCTATTTTCTTGCTGGCTGTCAGCCAGGGGCCCCTCTGAGCTCTTGGAAGCCACCTGTAGTTCCCCGCAGTGTGGCCCTCTCACTTCCAGGCTACCAGGAGAGTCTCTTGCTCCAGTCTGCAAAGACGGAGTCTCATGTAGTTTAACACAATTATGGGAATGAATATCCCATCCACTTTGCCATAATCTATTGACTAGAAGTGAATTACAAGTTCTACCTATACTCAGATGAAGGAGTTCTGAAAGATTGTGACTCACTGAGGGGAGGGTGGTCGGGGGAGGTGGGGGTCATCTTAGGGTGTGTTCACCACAATAGCTTACTCATTTTGATGGTTAGCTTTTTAAATTTGTGGCTCACTTGATGAAAATGTCACTTTGGCTTAGTGAACTCAGCAAGAATAAGATCTCTGGCTTCATTCTGAAGTTTTTTCAGTGAGCTTGCTTTGATTGCAAAGAAAAACATACGTCTTCTAAACTTTTGGAATTTGATCTTGAAAGGGGAAACTTCTTAAAGGTAAAAGCATCCAGCAGAAGGCCAGCACCAACACATGGGGGATTTTACCAAAAAAACTGATTCTTACAACTTTTCCTAAAACTGATTCTTATGACTTTTCCAGCATTGTTTCAATTGTACAGGCTATGAGAAGCATTTTTATACTGCTTCTTCTCTCTTCTGTAGTCCTGCCTTCCagataaatttatgtttaaaacaGTGACCTAGAGTACTTTTATCTGCAGAGTCCCCTCTTGGTTATCTTACTGAccatcctttcctttttctctaacCAGAGTGCTTCCGGACATCAGCTGTACGAGGGGTAACGGGTGTAAAACCTCAGAGGTTGTTAATGAGTTTGATTGCCTTTGCTTTCTGTCCTTCCCCATGGTCCTGTATCCTGGtccttttacttctttatatTACTTTCATGGCCCTGGAAGGCATGGGAGTATTAGACTTGTAGTGAGGAGAGGCCTTTAGGGAGAGGCCGTGGAAGGTGGCAGCGGGGGAATGACTAGGTCCTTCTTCAGTGCCTGCATCTTTAGCAGAAGAGAATTGCTGCTGGTAATGGGCCATTCAAGATAAATCTACTCAACAGAGACCAAAACAGCATGGTATGTAGTGAAAGAATATCCGACTGGGACTTTCTTGAAAAGTGAAACTAaaataagtttgttttattttttctttaatcagaTTTGAGCAATGGCTGCATCTATTTGCTAATTTTCAGAATGAACAAAGCATGGTTCaggctagtttttttttttttcggcttGGTGTTTCTAACAAAAGTTTTCTAATGCAGCATAACTTCCTTCCCTTTGACTTCCGCAGCACTGTCACGAAGAgggtgtttatttttggctgagcggCATATGGGATAATAGTTCCATTGGGgctcgaacccatgccccctgcaatgagagcacggagtcttaaccatgggCCACCAGGGCAAGCCCCGAAAAGAGGGtccttgtttttttaaacagaaacctTCACGGGGTTCAGTGTGTTTTCCAGTGGCCTCTCTTGAACCTTTGGTGTTCCTCCTTCATCACACCTGTCATGTTGTTATTCCTGCTCATTCTCTCTTCTGTTATCTGGTCTAACTTTGCCAAATATGTACTTTCTGGATTGGGAGCAATTCTTTCCCACGTTGGTTTTATCCACTTGGGGAAATCCTATCGCCTTAGCAAGATTTGGGGGATTTTATTTTGCAATTAATTTGCCTTGAttggcagtttaaaaaaaaatcacgtaTGACAATATACGGGTGAAATTATGGGTGAGATGGTCTCCAGCATTAAATGGGAAGAGATCGTTTGACTTGGAAACCAATTTTATGAAAGTTGTTCGTGGATTCTCATAGTTCTGATACTTTGCTTCTCTATGTAATGCTTGACTTTGGATCTCCGATAATGAATTCTCTGACAGTGAATACACCCCttcaccgccccccgcccccaggcaaAATGAAGGGAGATCAGTTGGAGAAAAGGCTAATCTGAAGACTTTTTGTTACTGCATTTGACCAAGGGCCAGAGAAACATTTCAACTCACACAGATACCTGTTGGCCCTGCCTGAGAACCAGGAACCGGGAAACTTGTGTTCTGTGTCAGTTGTGCATTGACTTGACTTGTTTCATGACTTCAGACAATACTCCTCCCCTTTCCAGACCTGCAGTGGCTCATCTGTGAAACGAGGACACTCCTTGTCtttgtaaattataaattatGGAGTGTAAACAGAAGCATCACCgtcccacccacacacacactggaagcCTCTGCAGGGTAGTACCGTCTCCAGCACCAGGCTCCAGCATTCGCAAGCCAAGAAAATGCCAACCAGAGAAGCAGCGTCTCTGCTTTGCTGTCCTGGCAGAGCGCCTTGGGATGCCAGCCAGGCATTTTTCTCACTCCTGGAAACTTGCCTTTCAGACTGTGGGGGAGAACGGTACCTGCCTAACCATTCTTCCCACTGCCCAGGCAGAGAAAGGGCACTTTCatatttttggggggaaaaaaaggacctTTTGCTGGTCTTGGCTGGGTacctggctggggctggggctggggctttaCTGTATGCCTTGCCTTGCAGATGCTGGATCCTCTGAGCAGTGCTGAAAACTCCTTGTCGGGAAGCTGCCAGTCCTTGGACAGGTCAGCAGACAGGTATGGGACTGTGGCTGGTTTGGGAGTTGGTGCACAGGCATTTTTGGAACTGATGAGCTAAGGAAATAGAGTTAGCTAGTGTGTGTGTCCCTGAACTAGACACTGGTCTGCAGGCCCATGGCTAGAACCTCATGCTTTTGGGAAAGAAACTTCTCGCTAGCATTCCGAGCCTTCTCCTTaattttccaaacaccaggagaaTGTTCTGTTTGTGTAATCAGATGGATGTAATAGGTCATAATAGCAGTTCACATGGATAAATGCTGGCTCCGTTGCTTCCAGCACTTTCTGTGTGTTTTGACTGCCCACATAATACATGGTGCCCTTGTACCCCTGCCTCATTGCTGAGGTCTGGACTGAGAAGCAGTGGACCTTCAGTGTTTTGGGGACAAAATTGAATTATTACCTGTAggtttactttcatttttttctttcctccaagtGTTTCTGGTGGAATAAGAAACTGGGGTATAAAAACCAGAAAACAGAATAATCCAGACTGCCTAGCTTACCACACTGCCTGCTTGGTGTGTAATCTTACACACCAGCTGTGTTCTTATTACACTTTGGGAGGGAACAAGTGCTGTCCTTCACACACCCCATAGTCTGTGGAGCTGGTTTGTCAGTCAGCAGGGGTGTTTAGAGATGGCTTTGGCATTGATCCAGCCAGTCTCTCTCCTTGACCTCATCATGCCCAGGAGCACATTTTGACCCTGTCTGGCTGGGCTCAGGGCTGTGGTCAGAGGCCACCGAGCAGTTTGGAgggttttcttctctttgtgGAACTGATCAATTGCTCACACGGACAATCACCTTGTGACCCTGCCATGTCTGTACTGTGTCTCTTCTAACAGATCTGTGCTCTGATGAGTGTGGTCTCCCTCCAGGTGTCATAGAGCACAGTCACAGTTGCTTGTTGGCATCCAATTTGAAGCCTTATTTTAGGCTTTCCAAGCAGAAGAGCAAGAAGGCACTGGTAAAAGTGCCAGAGTTTGTTGCTGCAAACTGAGGGCTCTTCCGGGACAGGGACTGACTGTGGCTTTGAACTCTCTGCTGAGTGTTGTGGCCACACTGGTCGGGGAGGGTAGGTGTGGGACAGGACCACAGAAAGTCTGGCAGTTGGGAAGTAGAGGACAGTCCCTGCACCACTGCCTTGAGAGTTTCTGAGTTTTGATCTCCAAAGGCACTCACACATGAGGGAAAAGGGCCATTCAGGTGGATGCTGGTAAAGATGACTCTCTTGATTCTTGAGTTTTTCCAGTGGCCCTCCAATGGTTTGTTTTCATCTCCTTGGGAGTCAGACTCAGTGACCTGGACTTACTTCCTTGGGGCCCAGCATAACCAAAGGTCAGAGCTTTCATCTTCCCTTCATGGGACCTGGAGCCATATAGACCCAACTCCACCAAATATTAGTCGAATAGCTTTGGACAAGTCCATTAACCTCTCTGTTCCTCGGTTTTCCATATCTCTAAGAGGAGATAGTGATGATTAGTCTGAAAGGAAGATCCTGGGTGTTATTACTGTTTTTATGACTGCCTTGAGCAAGGGATCCTTTGCATTCTTCCTGTTACCAGAGTGGGAGGAAAGGGTAAGAGACAGCACTCTGCCCCCCAGTGGAGATAGGGAGCACTGGAGGGCCTCATTAGGCAGGATCATGTCAGATGTGGGCCTCAGACTAGTGAAGAGAAAGTAGGAAGCATAGGAAAGGTCTGCTTCTCTTGAACTCTACTTCCTACCATATAATGACATGTGTGGAAAGGAGTCACAAAAAGCAGTGTGTCTGGGTATCCTGCCCTCTGACCTGGTGAGCTACTTTGGAGGGACCCTGAAGTCTGCtgtgtgattgattttgtttttctagcCCATCCTTCCGGAAATCACGAATGTCGCGAGCCCAGAGCTTCCCAGACAACAGACAGGAATTCTCAGGTGAGTTCTGCAGAGGGTGGGTGAGCACTGCAAGGTGTCTGCCCTGGACGGCTCGGGGGAAAGAGAAGCCAGGGCTGTATTTACTCTTCCTGGGGCCTGCTGCTCTCAGGTCTCAGGTGACCTGGAGGCTCTCCTGAGGCACTCACCGGGGCCTGTCGAGCAGCCAGTGACCCCTCTCTTTTCCTCAGATCGGGAAACTCCACTCTATGACAAAGGGGTCAAAGGTGGCACCTACCCCCGGCGCTACCACGTGTCGGTGCACCACAAGGACTACAACGATGGTGAGTGCGCCTCCACGCTGCCCCCTGCTGGCCACCGCAGGAACAGCCACCGGAAGGGGGTGGCCCAGGCACTCCAGgccccacgtttcctgcattccTGAGGAACTGCATCCAGGCTTGAGGCAGTAGagtcagtgttttttaaaaagaggaggaTGGTATTGTAGATGGATACTGActccaggaaatcagtcctttgtCTGAGGGCACAGAGTGCTCCAGGCGCCAACTCTCCACTGCCCTCTTCTGCCTCAGGCAGCAAACGGAATGGAGCTTCCACAGAGGTGTAGGATTACGATGCCAAGGAAAACAGAGAGCAGCCATGGATTGGCCCCACGGGTGTTGTGGGGCATGAGGGCCAGCCCTGCGCTTTCCCTTTGGCTGGGTTTCCCTAAACCCCTTGGCTGCTTGCTGATTCCTGCTTTTGTCCTGATCCTCAGGATGCTTGAGACATCAGCCATTCTGGCCAGCATCAggtgggagggaagagaggaTGGACTGGAGCTGGTGTTGTGACCTGGTTGGCACATTTGGCCTTGTGGTCGGGGTTCTGACCTGCTCTGCTCTGGCCCTGGCACCCCTTTAGGCAGAAGAACGTTTCCCCGAATACGGCGTCATCAAGGCAACCTGTTCACCCTGGTGCCCTCGAGCCGCTCCCTGAGTACAAATGGCGAGAACCTGGGCCTGGCGGTGCAGTACTTGGACCCCCGCGCGCGCCTGCGGAGCGCCGACAGCGAGAACGCCCTCTCCGTGCAGGAGAGGAGTGTGCCCACCAAGTGTGAGCAGTGCGCCCTGGCTGGGGAGGGCCTGCCTGAGGGATGCTCAGGGCGGGGGGCCAGCGAGTCCAGTGGGCTTTTGGGCTCAGCGGGTGGCTGCCCTGGCCCATCTGTACCCAGGGGAAGAGCCTGAGGGGGGCAGCAGATCCCCTGGACCTTAGTCCTCACTCCACTGTTGTGATGAGCCACTCCTCTCTGGCCTTTAGTTTTCTCCACGTTTAAATTGAAGAGTGATCTCCTTAATCCCTGACATAATGAGCTATCTGGGGGCCTTGGAAGTATAAAGGTGTTTAATCAGTTCAGATAAGCATTTAATCATGATTTTAGCCAGTCCTGTGCTTCTCAGGGTGTGGGCCTTGAGTTCTGATTGGTCAGGGCCCTGAGCCTGTTCCAGGTGAGGGTGGAGATGCTGTGTTGAGGTGTGGTGATGCTGGGTGAAGGGCAGCTCGGGCCTTAGCAAGTGCATTAGCTCTAATGCTCTTTCCTCCTGTTCTCCTGTAGCTCCCAGTGCCCCCATTAATTGGCGCCGGGGGAAGCTCCTAGGCCAGGGTGCCTTTGGCAGGGTCTATTTGTGCTATGACGTGGACACAGGACGAGAACTTGCTTCCAAGCAGGTGCAGTTTGACCCAGACAGTCCTGAGACAAGCAAGGTACTGCCTTCCCTACAGTCTGACTTCCAATTCCTCCTTCTCAACAAAATGCCTGTCTTGTTGCACAGACTAATTGCTTTAGATGCTACAGGTTGTTTCTCCCATCATTCTTCCTTCCAAGCTCCTTTACCATCTACCCCGGTCCTAGGGAGAGATTAGTTGGTGTCAAAGTACCTAACCGCCCAGACTGGTTTGGATGGCAGTGGCACAACGAGcagctcctgcccccaccccccacctcagcAGACAGATGCCGTTCTCTCCCAGCCCCCGAGCCAGGAAGGAGCCCGTCTTTGGAGCTTAGCTTGGGCTGTGGCCTTCACTCCAGTTTGAGTGGACAAATGCAGCAGTTACCTGAACTCCTTAACTGCACCCACAaacccatctcccaccccactgTCTGCTGTCTTCCAGCATGGGAGTGCCCAGTCCCACGGCTTAGCCAGCATTGTGGGCAAGGGCCAGACAGTCGAGAACATTCCCCCTTTTCTCCAGCTGAAGTTCCCACGGCAGATGGGCTCCTCTGAGGCCACTGACTAGGGCAAGCGGAGCTGACGCCAGGCAGGTAGAACTGAGGCCTGCAAGCCTCGGTGACCACTGGGCCCCTTCCCAGGAGGTGAGTGCTCTGGAGTGCGAGATCCAGTTGCTGAAGAACTTGCAGCATGAGCGCATAGTGCAGTACTATGGCTGCCTGCGGGATCGTGCCGAGAAGACTCTGACCATCTTCATGGAGTACATGCCAGGGGTATGTGCCCCGTGATGCAGGCAGACAGCAAGAGAGGGACTGTCATGGCACTGGGGCTGTGGAGGAGGGGTCACTTTGACATGAGTGGTTACCTGAGtctccagaggctccaggggaaAGGCGAGGCAGGGGCAGGGCGTGGAGTCAGCATGTCCTGCGTCTAGCTGCAGTGATGGTTTGGGGTGAGAATTgtcccaggctcccctgacccgaGGCTCCCAAGGCAGCTGCACCGTCCAGTAGGTACTGCCTTTATGTGGAGCACATAGACCTCCCTTCTGGGTTTGGGTCACCCTGGCCTGAGGGAAGGGCTGTCTCATACTTTTCTCCAAGCTGCCTGACAGCCCTTAGCTAAGTGCCTGGCCTGTCACAAATGGGGACTGGACCTCACTCCCTTGGTAAACACTGGGGTCTGGAAGTAGCCTTGCCCCCTTCCATCCTCCTTCCTGCAGTGACCCCTCTGACTCCTGTGGCTTTAGGGTTCAGTGAAAGACCAGCTGAAGGCCTACGGCGCTCTGACAGAGAGCGTGACCCGGAAGTACACCCGGCAGATACTGGAAGGCATGTCCTACCTGCACAGCAACATGATTGTTCACCGGGACATCAAGGGTGAGCGGGGCAGGCTGTGGGCTCTCCATGACCTGGGAACTTGGGGACTCTCTACCTGGTTGTTGTGAACTTTGTGAAAAGTGAAACCCTCATGACTTCCTTGGGGGACTGGTGTGAAGATCAGTTAAGTGATTTGGGGAAACACAGTGAAGGGCTCTGCAGATGTTGGCTGTGGTGACGACTGTTGGCTGCTGTAGGGCAGGTGCCTCCCACCACTATCCTGTTTGCTCTGTGCAGTTTCGCTCCAGCTCACAAGGCCCCCATCCTACCCAGCAGCCCTTTGGACTGGGAGGGAAGGACAGAAGGAGGATAGTGGCAAGTGCCAGGGGTCTAGGGCTGCAGCCTCTGCCCTTTCATGCCTTAGGAGCCAACATCCTGCGAGACTCTGCTGGGAATGTGAAGCTGGGGGACTTTGGGGCCAGCAAGCGCCTGCAAACCATCTGCATGTCCGGCACGGGCATGCGCTCAGTCACTGGCACTCCCTACTGGATGAGCCCCGAGGTGATCAGCGGTGAGGGCTACGGAAGGAAGGCAGACGTGTGGTAAGTGTGCTGGGGACGTGCTGGGACCCTCATCTCCTGGTCTGGGCTGTAGTGGTTCCAGCTTAGAAATGGGGCTGAGGGCTCTGCAGTGTGGCAGGAGTGAGGATTGGCCTCTGGCCAGTGAGGCCAGGTTGCAGGCTCCATGTGGGCAGGGGTGGTAGTGCCTGCAGCAGTACACACAGCAGATGTGTTGTGTTTTCACTCTGAACAGCAACTGTTTGTTATTGCTGAGAACTAAGGCCGTGGTAAACATCCCTGGGGTGTTTGCTAAATCCTTGAAAGAGCTCGGATCCCATCTGAAGGCCTGGATGGGTCTCTAAGCAGCAGTAGTAGGCTTCGGCTCCCTCTCCTAGTGCTCAGATGGCTTGCAGCTGCTCTAATTTTGTGTCCATCCTCTGAAAGGTCCTGAAAGTTATGAGAGTATCCCTTCCTCTTAGAATGTTACTGTAGGGGGTGGAATAGTGGTCCCTgaagatgtccatgtcctaatcccaAAGGGATGAGAGAGTGTTACCTTATGTGACAGTAGGGCCTTTGCAGagtgatttttaagaattttgagatggggagatgatcctggattatccagatggGCCCAGTATACTCATAAAGGTCCTTATAAAAGAGAGGCAAGAGTGAGTAGTAAGAGGTGtgacaaaggaaacaagaagTTGGTGTGAGACAAGAAAGGAGCCATGAGCCAAGAACGCA
Coding sequences within it:
- the MAP3K3 gene encoding mitogen-activated protein kinase kinase kinase 3 isoform X3; the encoded protein is MKDLVALQMSRRPRVPGYETMKSKDTGHPNRQKKHNSSSSALLNSPTVTTSSCAGASEKKKFLSDVRIKFEHNGERRIIAFSRPVRYEDVEHKVTAVFGQPLDLHYMNNELSILLKNQDDLDKAIDILDRSSSMKSLRILLLSQDRNHTSSSPHSGVSRQVRIKASQSAGDINTIYQPPESRSRHLSVSSQNPGRSSPPPGYVPERQQRIARQGSYTSINSEGEFIPETSEQCMLDPLSSAENSLSGSCQSLDRSADSPSFRKSRMSRAQSFPDNRQEFSDRETPLYDKGVKGGTYPRRYHVSVHHKDYNDGRRTFPRIRRHQGNLFTLVPSSRSLSTNGENLGLAVQYLDPRARLRSADSENALSVQERSVPTKSPSAPINWRRGKLLGQGAFGRVYLCYDVDTGRELASKQVQFDPDSPETSKEVSALECEIQLLKNLQHERIVQYYGCLRDRAEKTLTIFMEYMPGGSVKDQLKAYGALTESVTRKYTRQILEGMSYLHSNMIVHRDIKGANILRDSAGNVKLGDFGASKRLQTICMSGTGMRSVTGTPYWMSPEVISGEGYGRKADVWSLGCTVVEMLTEKPPWAEYEAMAAIFKIATQPTNPQLPSHISEHGRDFLRRIFVEARQRPSAEELLTHHFAQLVY
- the MAP3K3 gene encoding mitogen-activated protein kinase kinase kinase 3 isoform X2, which produces MDEQEALNSIMKDLVALQMSRRPRVPGYETMKSKDTGHPNRQKKHNSSSSALLNSPTVTTSSCAGASEKKKFLSDVRIKFEHNGERRIIAFSRPVRYEDVEHKVTAVFGQPLDLHYMNNELSILLKNQDDLDKAIDILDRSSSMKSLRILLLSQDRNHTSSSPHSGVSRQVRIKASQSAGDINTIYQPPESRSRHLSVSSQNPGRSSPPPGYVPERQQRIARQGSYTSINSEGEFIPETSEQCMLDPLSSAENSLSGSCQSLDSPSFRKSRMSRAQSFPDNRQEFSDRETPLYDKGVKGGTYPRRYHVSVHHKDYNDGRRTFPRIRRHQGNLFTLVPSSRSLSTNGENLGLAVQYLDPRARLRSADSENALSVQERSVPTKSPSAPINWRRGKLLGQGAFGRVYLCYDVDTGRELASKQVQFDPDSPETSKEVSALECEIQLLKNLQHERIVQYYGCLRDRAEKTLTIFMEYMPGGSVKDQLKAYGALTESVTRKYTRQILEGMSYLHSNMIVHRDIKGANILRDSAGNVKLGDFGASKRLQTICMSGTGMRSVTGTPYWMSPEVISGEGYGRKADVWSLGCTVVEMLTEKPPWAEYEAMAAIFKIATQPTNPQLPSHISEHGRDFLRRIFVEARQRPSAEELLTHHFAQLVY
- the MAP3K3 gene encoding mitogen-activated protein kinase kinase kinase 3 isoform X1; protein product: MDEQEALNSIMKDLVALQMSRRPRVPGYETMKSKDTGHPNRQKKHNSSSSALLNSPTVTTSSCAGASEKKKFLSDVRIKFEHNGERRIIAFSRPVRYEDVEHKVTAVFGQPLDLHYMNNELSILLKNQDDLDKAIDILDRSSSMKSLRILLLSQDRNHTSSSPHSGVSRQVRIKASQSAGDINTIYQPPESRSRHLSVSSQNPGRSSPPPGYVPERQQRIARQGSYTSINSEGEFIPETSEQCMLDPLSSAENSLSGSCQSLDRSADSPSFRKSRMSRAQSFPDNRQEFSDRETPLYDKGVKGGTYPRRYHVSVHHKDYNDGRRTFPRIRRHQGNLFTLVPSSRSLSTNGENLGLAVQYLDPRARLRSADSENALSVQERSVPTKSPSAPINWRRGKLLGQGAFGRVYLCYDVDTGRELASKQVQFDPDSPETSKEVSALECEIQLLKNLQHERIVQYYGCLRDRAEKTLTIFMEYMPGGSVKDQLKAYGALTESVTRKYTRQILEGMSYLHSNMIVHRDIKGANILRDSAGNVKLGDFGASKRLQTICMSGTGMRSVTGTPYWMSPEVISGEGYGRKADVWSLGCTVVEMLTEKPPWAEYEAMAAIFKIATQPTNPQLPSHISEHGRDFLRRIFVEARQRPSAEELLTHHFAQLVY
- the MAP3K3 gene encoding mitogen-activated protein kinase kinase kinase 3 isoform X4, with the protein product MDEQEALNSIMKDLVALQMSRRPRVPGYETMKSKDTGHPNRQSDVRIKFEHNGERRIIAFSRPVRYEDVEHKVTAVFGQPLDLHYMNNELSILLKNQDDLDKAIDILDRSSSMKSLRILLLSQDRNHTSSSPHSGVSRQVRIKASQSAGDINTIYQPPESRSRHLSVSSQNPGRSSPPPGYVPERQQRIARQGSYTSINSEGEFIPETSEQCMLDPLSSAENSLSGSCQSLDRSADSPSFRKSRMSRAQSFPDNRQEFSDRETPLYDKGVKGGTYPRRYHVSVHHKDYNDGRRTFPRIRRHQGNLFTLVPSSRSLSTNGENLGLAVQYLDPRARLRSADSENALSVQERSVPTKSPSAPINWRRGKLLGQGAFGRVYLCYDVDTGRELASKQVQFDPDSPETSKEVSALECEIQLLKNLQHERIVQYYGCLRDRAEKTLTIFMEYMPGGSVKDQLKAYGALTESVTRKYTRQILEGMSYLHSNMIVHRDIKGANILRDSAGNVKLGDFGASKRLQTICMSGTGMRSVTGTPYWMSPEVISGEGYGRKADVWSLGCTVVEMLTEKPPWAEYEAMAAIFKIATQPTNPQLPSHISEHGRDFLRRIFVEARQRPSAEELLTHHFAQLVY
- the MAP3K3 gene encoding mitogen-activated protein kinase kinase kinase 3 isoform X5 — protein: MDEQEALNSIMKDLVALQMSRRPRVPGYETMKSKDTGHPNRQSDVRIKFEHNGERRIIAFSRPVRYEDVEHKVTAVFGQPLDLHYMNNELSILLKNQDDLDKAIDILDRSSSMKSLRILLLSQDRNHTSSSPHSGVSRQVRIKASQSAGDINTIYQPPESRSRHLSVSSQNPGRSSPPPGYVPERQQRIARQGSYTSINSEGEFIPETSEQCMLDPLSSAENSLSGSCQSLDSPSFRKSRMSRAQSFPDNRQEFSDRETPLYDKGVKGGTYPRRYHVSVHHKDYNDGRRTFPRIRRHQGNLFTLVPSSRSLSTNGENLGLAVQYLDPRARLRSADSENALSVQERSVPTKSPSAPINWRRGKLLGQGAFGRVYLCYDVDTGRELASKQVQFDPDSPETSKEVSALECEIQLLKNLQHERIVQYYGCLRDRAEKTLTIFMEYMPGGSVKDQLKAYGALTESVTRKYTRQILEGMSYLHSNMIVHRDIKGANILRDSAGNVKLGDFGASKRLQTICMSGTGMRSVTGTPYWMSPEVISGEGYGRKADVWSLGCTVVEMLTEKPPWAEYEAMAAIFKIATQPTNPQLPSHISEHGRDFLRRIFVEARQRPSAEELLTHHFAQLVY